One Bradyrhizobium sp. ISRA464 genomic window carries:
- a CDS encoding DUF2282 domain-containing protein, whose protein sequence is MSNRMLSALVTGAFVTAIASLTVTPATAEMKGGMEKMGKGDMEKMMKENQAKTMKALKGGKMEKCYGVALKGQNDCYAGPGTTCAGTSTVNYQGNAFKLEPKGTCTTVQTPSGPGSLTPKKA, encoded by the coding sequence ATGTCCAATCGCATGCTATCGGCACTTGTTACCGGCGCCTTCGTCACGGCCATCGCATCGCTCACCGTCACCCCGGCCACCGCAGAGATGAAAGGTGGCATGGAAAAGATGGGGAAGGGCGACATGGAAAAAATGATGAAGGAAAATCAGGCCAAGACCATGAAGGCGCTGAAAGGCGGCAAGATGGAGAAATGCTACGGCGTGGCGCTGAAGGGGCAGAACGACTGCTATGCGGGGCCGGGTACGACCTGCGCCGGCACCAGCACGGTGAACTATCAGGGCAACGCGTTCAAGCTTGAGCCGAAGGGCACCTGCACGACGGTCCAGACGCCGAGCGGACCGGGAAGCCTGACCCCGAAGAAGGCTTGA
- the hemA gene encoding 5-aminolevulinate synthase, giving the protein MDYSQFFNAALNRLHDERRYRVFADLERIAGRFPHATWHSPKGQRDVVIWCSNDYLGMGQHPKVVGAMVETATRVGTGAGGTRNIAGTHHPLVQLEAELADLHGKEAALLFTSGYVSNQTGISTIAKLIPNCLILSDALNHNSMIEGVRQAGCERQIFRHNDVAHLEELLIAAGPDQPKLIACESLYSMDGDVAPLARICDLAEKYGAMTYVDEVHAVGMYGPRGGGIAERDGVMHRIDILEGTLAKAFGCLGGYIAGKAEIIDAVRSYAPGFIFTTALPPAICSAATAAIRHLKTSNWERERHQDRAARTKAILTAAGLPVMSSDTHIVPLFVGDPEKCKRASDLLLEDHGIYIQPINYPTVAKGTERLRITPSPYHDDGLIDALADALLQVWERLGLPLGKKALAAE; this is encoded by the coding sequence ATGGACTACAGCCAGTTCTTCAACGCCGCCCTCAACCGCCTGCATGACGAGCGGCGCTACCGCGTCTTCGCCGACCTCGAGCGGATCGCGGGCCGCTTCCCGCACGCGACATGGCATTCGCCCAAGGGCCAGCGCGATGTCGTGATCTGGTGCTCCAACGACTATCTCGGCATGGGCCAGCACCCGAAAGTGGTCGGCGCCATGGTCGAGACCGCAACCCGGGTCGGCACCGGCGCCGGCGGCACCCGCAACATCGCCGGTACCCACCATCCGCTGGTGCAGCTCGAGGCTGAGCTCGCCGATCTCCACGGCAAGGAAGCCGCGCTGCTGTTCACCTCGGGCTATGTCTCGAACCAGACCGGCATCTCGACGATCGCAAAGCTGATCCCGAACTGCCTGATCCTGTCGGATGCGCTGAACCACAACTCGATGATCGAGGGCGTTCGCCAGGCCGGCTGCGAACGCCAGATCTTCCGCCACAACGACGTCGCGCATCTCGAAGAACTGCTGATCGCCGCGGGCCCCGACCAGCCGAAGCTGATCGCCTGCGAGAGCCTTTATTCGATGGACGGCGACGTCGCGCCGCTCGCCAGGATTTGCGACCTCGCCGAGAAATACGGCGCCATGACCTATGTCGACGAGGTTCACGCCGTCGGCATGTACGGTCCGCGCGGCGGCGGCATTGCCGAACGCGACGGCGTGATGCACCGGATCGATATCCTCGAGGGCACGCTGGCAAAGGCCTTCGGCTGTCTCGGCGGCTACATCGCCGGCAAGGCCGAGATCATCGACGCGGTGCGCTCCTACGCGCCCGGCTTCATCTTCACCACCGCGCTGCCGCCGGCGATCTGCTCGGCCGCGACCGCCGCGATCCGCCATCTCAAGACCTCGAACTGGGAGCGCGAGCGCCACCAGGACCGCGCCGCCCGCACCAAGGCGATCCTGACCGCCGCCGGCCTGCCGGTGATGTCGAGCGACACCCACATCGTGCCGCTGTTCGTCGGCGATCCCGAGAAGTGCAAGCGCGCCTCCGACCTGCTGCTCGAGGACCACGGCATCTACATCCAGCCGATCAACTATCCGACGGTCGCCAAGGGCACCGAACGGCTGCGCATTACGCCCTCGCCTTATCATGACGACGGCCTGATCGACGCACTGGCGGACGCGCTGCTGCAGGTCTGGGAACGGCTCGGCCTGCCCCTCGGCAAGAAGGCGCTGGCGGCCGAGTAA
- a CDS encoding outer membrane beta-barrel protein: protein MKKFLLATVALAATVAALGATAQAADLGARSYYQKAPPAPVYAAPLYNWTGFYIGGHLGGVFSSNNTFNGLALTDSSARFMGGVQAGYDWQLSPNWVVGLEGQYSWVGNHQLNAIFPNGLVYNNNQRGIASVTGRVGYTWGPGLIYVKGGYAYSDNNESVTFGGVPVAFALSDNHSNGWTIGAGAEYMFAPNWSAKVEYQYYDFGDSRFTSPASLVPFGSFHNDEHTVKAGLNYRFNLGGPAVARY, encoded by the coding sequence ATGAAGAAGTTCCTGCTCGCAACCGTCGCCCTCGCAGCCACCGTCGCCGCCCTGGGCGCGACCGCCCAGGCCGCCGACCTCGGCGCCCGCTCCTATTATCAGAAGGCGCCGCCGGCGCCCGTTTACGCCGCACCGCTCTACAACTGGACCGGCTTCTATATCGGCGGCCATCTCGGCGGCGTGTTCTCGAGCAACAACACCTTCAACGGGCTAGCGCTCACCGACTCCAGCGCCCGCTTCATGGGCGGCGTGCAGGCCGGCTACGACTGGCAGCTGTCGCCGAACTGGGTGGTCGGCCTCGAAGGCCAGTATTCCTGGGTCGGCAACCACCAGCTCAACGCGATCTTTCCGAACGGCCTCGTCTACAACAACAACCAGCGCGGAATCGCGTCGGTCACCGGCCGCGTCGGCTACACCTGGGGCCCGGGCCTGATCTACGTGAAGGGCGGTTACGCCTATTCCGACAACAACGAGTCCGTGACGTTCGGCGGCGTGCCGGTCGCCTTCGCGCTCAGCGACAATCACAGCAACGGCTGGACCATCGGCGCCGGCGCCGAATACATGTTCGCCCCGAACTGGTCGGCGAAGGTCGAGTACCAGTATTACGACTTCGGCGACAGCCGGTTCACCAGCCCGGCATCATTGGTGCCGTTCGGCAGTTTCCATAATGACGAGCACACGGTGAAGGCCGGCCTCAACTACCGCTTCAACCTCGGCGGCCCGGCGGTCGCCCGCTACTGA
- a CDS encoding MBL fold metallo-hydrolase, with product MHSKIDSIHSSAEALRYPWENHPGHDQVVEVAPGVLWARLKLPFRLNHVNIYLLADGDGWTMVDSGFGNEESIAAWTTLFEGPLKHVKVTRLIVTHSHPDHVGLAGWITERFNCPLFMSQVEYLQSVYHQNRGTEERRNAQRLFFRRHGMDEDLTEKLLGRGQDYLKRVSVLPPSYHRLTHGDEVVIGARRFKVITGGGHALDQVMLYCAADKLFLSADQVLSKISPNVSVWAVEPEQNSLGEYLASLASLTTTLPYDVMVLPGHGVPFYGLKTRIKQLADHHEERCRLIADACREVPQTSKELVPVVFHKHVLDAHQMGFAAGELIAHVNYMLVEGRLTAEAADGVLRFRTT from the coding sequence ATGCATTCGAAGATCGACAGCATCCACTCCTCGGCAGAGGCATTGCGATACCCTTGGGAGAACCATCCCGGCCATGATCAGGTCGTGGAGGTGGCGCCCGGCGTGCTCTGGGCGCGGCTGAAGCTGCCGTTCCGCCTCAACCATGTGAACATCTACCTGCTCGCCGACGGCGACGGCTGGACCATGGTGGACTCCGGCTTCGGCAACGAGGAATCGATCGCGGCCTGGACCACGCTGTTCGAGGGACCGCTCAAGCACGTCAAGGTCACCCGGCTGATCGTGACGCATTCGCACCCCGATCATGTCGGTCTCGCCGGCTGGATCACCGAGCGCTTCAACTGCCCGCTGTTCATGTCGCAGGTCGAGTATCTGCAGTCGGTCTATCACCAGAACCGCGGCACCGAGGAACGGCGCAACGCACAGCGGCTGTTCTTCCGCCGCCACGGCATGGACGAGGACCTGACCGAAAAGCTGCTCGGCCGCGGCCAGGACTATCTCAAGCGGGTGTCGGTGCTGCCGCCGTCCTATCACCGCCTCACCCATGGCGACGAGGTCGTGATCGGCGCGCGGCGCTTCAAGGTGATCACCGGCGGCGGACACGCGCTCGACCAGGTGATGCTGTATTGCGCGGCGGACAAGCTGTTCCTCTCCGCCGACCAGGTGCTGAGCAAGATCTCGCCCAATGTCAGCGTCTGGGCGGTCGAGCCCGAGCAGAATTCGCTCGGCGAATATCTGGCCTCGCTGGCGAGCCTCACCACGACGCTGCCCTACGACGTGATGGTGCTGCCCGGCCATGGCGTGCCGTTCTACGGGTTGAAGACCCGGATCAAGCAGCTCGCCGATCACCATGAGGAGCGCTGCCGGCTGATCGCGGACGCCTGCCGCGAGGTGCCGCAGACCTCCAAGGAGCTGGTGCCGGTGGTGTTCCACAAGCACGTGCTGGACGCTCACCAGATGGGCTTTGCCGCCGGCGAATTGATCGCCCACGTCAATTACATGCTGGTCGAAGGACGGCTGACGGCCGAGGCGGCCGACGGGGTGCTGCGCTTCCGCACCACCTGA
- a CDS encoding DUF692 domain-containing protein has translation MPLPSSSTHDRIPARGGVGLKAEHYRTIVEQRPDIGFFEVHAENYMGAGGPPHRYLSAIRERYPLSLHGVGLSIGADRPLDQMHIERVKQLVRRYAPGLFSEHLAWSSHDSAFLNDLLPLPYTGEALARVVEHIEQVQNALGRQMLLENPSTYLTFADSTYSEIDFIAEVVRRTGCGLLLDVNNVYVASTNQQWDRFAYIDAYPLAHVQEIHLAGHTSDADDKGRPLLIDTHNRPVDDTVWDLYAHAAARMGPIPTLIEWDADVPPWPVLKDEADRAEAIMVAAQAKAVCHATAR, from the coding sequence GTGCCACTTCCATCGTCAAGCACCCATGACCGCATCCCGGCGCGTGGCGGCGTCGGGCTGAAGGCAGAGCATTACCGCACGATCGTCGAGCAGCGGCCCGACATTGGATTCTTCGAGGTCCATGCGGAAAACTACATGGGCGCGGGCGGCCCGCCGCACCGCTATTTGTCGGCTATTCGCGAGCGATATCCGCTCTCGCTGCACGGCGTCGGGCTTTCGATCGGCGCCGATCGGCCGCTTGATCAAATGCATATCGAGCGTGTCAAGCAACTGGTCAGGCGCTACGCGCCGGGACTGTTCTCCGAACACCTGGCCTGGTCATCGCATGACAGCGCATTTCTCAACGATCTGCTGCCACTCCCTTACACCGGCGAAGCACTCGCCCGCGTCGTCGAGCACATCGAGCAGGTCCAGAATGCTCTTGGCCGGCAGATGCTTCTGGAGAATCCATCAACATATCTCACCTTCGCCGACAGCACCTACTCGGAGATCGACTTCATCGCGGAGGTGGTGCGGCGCACCGGGTGCGGCCTGCTGCTCGACGTCAATAACGTCTACGTCGCCTCGACCAATCAGCAGTGGGATCGGTTCGCCTATATCGACGCTTATCCGCTCGCTCATGTCCAGGAAATCCATCTCGCCGGCCACACGAGCGATGCCGATGACAAGGGCCGCCCCCTTCTGATCGATACTCATAATCGCCCGGTCGACGACACGGTCTGGGATCTCTACGCCCATGCTGCTGCGCGTATGGGGCCGATTCCCACGCTGATCGAGTGGGATGCGGACGTACCGCCCTGGCCCGTGCTAAAAGACGAAGCCGATCGCGCCGAGGCGATCATGGTTGCAGCCCAAGCAAAGGCCGTCTGTCATGCGACCGCTCGCTGA
- a CDS encoding methyl-accepting chemotaxis protein — MAFRFKLGKLNLKRIRLPQMGVRGSLFAAFAVIAGMALVISAGAGVVLHQLGSAMTNLSGRDIPRLAASLQLAAQSAALAAQGPGLLAVQTDDALAERTKKVQEVAQLTNAKLGEIIKLGADKSVVSALQDNVKNTDDATKSLISAARERLDIGALRDKQYNTLRKAQAAFVSAANPAMLDAQTRLNAILASAEVSADDATAAARTVGQISNVLAAGNLMAADMTAALSANSSETLDAIETEFKAGRERVKSNLEDLPNNPAIVAVRDTAQKLLALGEGKTGVFKVRQKELDSIDYGQTILEETRKLNVGLGISVQQLVDAVQKDTDTSTSQARQQISFATMVMIALGALTLVGSFLFVWLYVGRNILRRIRGLQRSMQLLSDGDLDTEIPQSRQRDEIAVMADALQVFRESMLEGRELSASQNKDRIAKAERASRMETQITEFESMVRTALGSLQSAANSMQSTAQSMSATADQSSALVSAVASAAEETSVNVQTVSAGTEELSSSISEIGRQVVTSAEIARKAVEEARATDSTMQGLADNAARISVVVDLIQTIASQTNLLALNATIEAARAGEAGRGFAVVASEVKNLASQTAKATEEIRQQIVSMQEVTTTAVSAIRNISSTIGEINDVTTAIAAAVEEQGAATREIARNIQHAAGGTSEVSSNIVGVSNASSEAGAAAGEVLNASDALRREADVLRSEIDSFLSNIRAA; from the coding sequence ATGGCGTTTCGGTTCAAGCTCGGCAAACTCAATCTCAAGCGTATCCGCCTTCCGCAGATGGGCGTCAGGGGCAGCCTGTTCGCGGCATTCGCTGTCATTGCAGGCATGGCGCTGGTCATCAGCGCCGGGGCCGGCGTGGTGCTGCACCAGCTCGGCAGCGCGATGACCAATCTCAGCGGCCGCGACATACCGCGGCTTGCCGCCAGCCTGCAACTCGCTGCGCAGAGCGCCGCGCTCGCCGCCCAGGGACCCGGCCTGCTCGCCGTGCAGACCGACGATGCGCTGGCCGAGCGCACCAAGAAGGTGCAGGAAGTCGCCCAGCTCACCAACGCCAAGCTTGGCGAGATCATCAAGCTCGGCGCCGACAAATCCGTCGTCAGCGCGCTCCAGGACAACGTCAAGAACACCGACGATGCAACCAAGAGCCTGATCTCGGCGGCACGCGAGCGGCTCGACATCGGCGCGCTGCGCGACAAGCAATACAACACGCTGCGCAAGGCCCAGGCAGCCTTCGTCTCGGCCGCCAATCCCGCGATGCTCGACGCGCAGACGCGGCTCAACGCGATCCTCGCGTCGGCCGAAGTGTCCGCGGATGACGCCACCGCGGCGGCCCGCACCGTCGGCCAGATCAGCAACGTGCTCGCCGCCGGCAATCTGATGGCGGCCGACATGACCGCGGCACTCTCGGCCAATTCCAGCGAGACGCTGGATGCGATCGAAACCGAATTCAAGGCCGGGCGCGAACGCGTCAAGTCCAATCTGGAAGACCTGCCCAACAATCCGGCGATCGTCGCCGTGCGGGACACCGCGCAGAAGCTGCTGGCGCTCGGCGAAGGCAAGACCGGCGTGTTCAAGGTCCGCCAGAAGGAGCTCGACTCGATCGACTACGGCCAGACCATCCTGGAAGAAACCCGCAAGCTCAATGTCGGCCTCGGCATCAGCGTCCAGCAGCTGGTCGATGCCGTTCAGAAGGACACTGACACCTCGACCTCCCAGGCGCGGCAGCAGATCTCGTTCGCGACCATGGTGATGATCGCCCTCGGCGCGCTGACGCTGGTCGGCTCGTTCCTGTTCGTCTGGCTGTATGTCGGGCGCAACATCCTGCGCCGCATCCGCGGCCTGCAGCGCTCGATGCAGCTGTTGTCCGACGGCGACCTCGACACCGAGATCCCGCAGAGCCGCCAGCGCGACGAGATCGCCGTGATGGCCGACGCGCTGCAAGTGTTCCGCGAGAGCATGCTCGAGGGCCGCGAGCTCTCGGCAAGCCAGAACAAGGACCGCATCGCCAAGGCCGAACGCGCCTCGCGTATGGAGACGCAGATCACCGAGTTCGAATCCATGGTCCGCACCGCGCTCGGCAGCCTGCAGTCCGCGGCGAACTCGATGCAGTCGACCGCGCAGAGCATGTCGGCGACCGCCGACCAGTCCAGCGCGCTGGTGAGCGCGGTTGCTTCGGCAGCAGAGGAAACCTCGGTCAACGTGCAGACGGTCTCGGCCGGCACCGAGGAGCTGTCGTCGTCGATCTCGGAAATCGGCCGCCAGGTCGTCACCTCCGCGGAGATCGCCCGCAAGGCGGTGGAAGAAGCCCGCGCCACAGACAGCACGATGCAGGGGCTGGCCGACAACGCCGCGCGCATCAGCGTCGTGGTCGATTTGATCCAGACCATCGCGTCGCAAACCAACCTGCTGGCGCTCAACGCCACCATCGAGGCCGCGCGCGCCGGGGAAGCCGGCCGCGGCTTCGCCGTGGTCGCCTCCGAGGTGAAGAACCTCGCCAGCCAGACCGCGAAGGCGACCGAGGAGATCCGCCAGCAGATCGTCAGCATGCAGGAGGTGACGACCACGGCGGTCTCGGCGATCCGCAACATCTCGAGCACGATCGGCGAGATCAACGACGTCACCACCGCGATCGCCGCCGCGGTCGAAGAACAGGGCGCGGCGACCCGCGAGATCGCCCGCAACATCCAGCACGCCGCCGGCGGCACCAGCGAGGTTTCGAGCAACATCGTCGGCGTCAGCAACGCCTCCTCGGAAGCCGGCGCCGCCGCCGGCGAAGTGCTGAACGCCTCCGACGCACTGCGCCGCGAGGCCGACGTGCTGCGCTCGGAGATCGACAGCTTCCTGTCGAATATCCGCGCGGCGTAA
- a CDS encoding hybrid sensor histidine kinase/response regulator → MLHDWGVIVTAFAYIGLLFFVASRGDRMSPDERGRASQWIYPLSLAIYCTSWTFFGSVGFATRTSVDFLAIYVGPIIMVGLFTPLLRRVIALAKSQNITSIADFIAARYGKSQAVATTVALIAIIGSVPYIALQLKAMASSLETILSEDQAFSKVPIIGDIALMVTLAMAVFAVLFGTRHTDATEHQHGLILAIAAESIVKLVAFIAAGAFVTFWMFSPVELYERALKTPEAVRAIEYVPSIGNFLIMTLLSFVAVMLLPRQFHVSVVENSTSADVSRARWLFPLYLIAINVFVIPIAIAGLIVFPFGAVDADMFVLALPIEGNSPLLSLAVFVGGLSAATAMVIVECVALSIMVSNDIVLPLVLPRSDDARAGQRDFGDFLLKARRFSIFAIMVMAYFYYRALGNTQLVAIGLLSFAAIAQLAPAFFGGLFWRRATARGAMAGMLVGFAMWLYTLFVPSFLETSTAGLMLLQHGPFGIEALRPQALFGADLPPLLHGVLWSLGLNILTYVLFSLAHAPSSIELLQADLFVPNALAPIAPTFRRWRSTVTVQDIQSTVAQYLGPDRAREAFAVFAADRNGVLEPAAPADFELLQYAERLIASSIGAASSRLVMSLLLQRRTVSAKAALKLLDDSHAALHFNREILQTALNHVRQGIAVFDADLQLICSNRQFSELLALPPHLVQLGIPLPEILECMGAVNPPAAGNNDGLLEQRLRAYTTEGEPYLERFTDRHLVIEVRANRMPGGGLVITFSDVTPSFEAAEALERANATLEKRVRDRTEELTQLNSELALAKSAAEDANASKTRFLAAASHDILQPLNAARLYVTSLVERQNGGEDSRLVENIDDSLEAIEDILGALLDISRLDAGAMTPSISSFRMADLMRSLEIEFAPIARDKSLDLRFVPCSLPVESDRSLLRRLLQNFISNAIKYTPRGRVLVGCRRRGDRLQIGIYDTGVGIPVQKRGEIFKEFHRLEQGARIARGLGLGLSIVERLARVLNHRIAIDANTSGGSVFSVTVPIATAINYTAAVTSVTPMSKTTMSGARIVCIENDPAILDGMRTLLTAWDAEVIAVTDSEAAIGAIEAAGGRVTGVLVDYHLDRGNGVAAIREIRRRFGDNIPAILITADRSPAVRAAAREESIAVLNKPVKPASLRALLGQWRTQQMVAAE, encoded by the coding sequence ATGCTGCACGACTGGGGCGTGATCGTCACGGCGTTCGCGTACATCGGACTGCTGTTCTTCGTAGCCAGCCGCGGCGACAGGATGTCGCCCGACGAGCGCGGCCGTGCCAGCCAGTGGATCTATCCGCTGTCGCTCGCGATCTACTGCACCTCCTGGACCTTCTTCGGCTCGGTCGGCTTCGCGACCCGCACCAGCGTCGACTTCCTCGCGATCTATGTCGGCCCGATCATCATGGTCGGGCTGTTCACGCCGCTGCTGCGCCGCGTGATCGCGCTGGCCAAGTCGCAGAACATCACCTCGATCGCCGACTTCATCGCCGCGCGCTACGGCAAGAGCCAGGCGGTGGCCACGACGGTGGCGCTGATCGCGATCATCGGCTCGGTGCCCTATATCGCGCTGCAGCTGAAGGCGATGGCCTCCTCGCTGGAGACGATCCTGAGCGAGGACCAGGCCTTCTCCAAGGTTCCGATCATCGGCGACATCGCACTGATGGTGACGCTCGCAATGGCGGTGTTCGCGGTCTTGTTCGGCACGCGCCACACCGACGCGACCGAGCACCAGCACGGCCTGATCCTGGCGATCGCCGCCGAATCCATCGTCAAGCTGGTCGCCTTCATTGCCGCCGGCGCCTTCGTCACCTTCTGGATGTTCTCGCCGGTCGAGCTCTACGAGCGCGCCCTGAAGACGCCGGAGGCGGTGCGCGCGATCGAATATGTGCCCTCGATCGGCAACTTCCTGATCATGACGCTGCTGTCCTTCGTCGCCGTCATGCTGCTGCCGCGCCAGTTCCATGTCAGCGTGGTGGAGAATTCGACCAGCGCCGATGTCAGCCGGGCGCGCTGGCTGTTCCCGCTCTATCTCATCGCGATCAACGTGTTCGTCATTCCAATCGCGATCGCGGGCCTGATCGTGTTCCCGTTCGGCGCCGTCGACGCCGACATGTTCGTGCTGGCGCTGCCGATCGAGGGCAATTCGCCGCTGCTCAGTCTCGCCGTGTTCGTCGGCGGCCTGTCGGCCGCGACCGCGATGGTGATCGTCGAATGCGTTGCGCTGTCGATCATGGTCTCCAACGACATCGTGCTGCCGCTGGTGCTGCCGCGCAGCGACGATGCCCGTGCCGGCCAGAGGGATTTCGGCGACTTCCTGCTGAAGGCGCGCCGCTTCTCGATCTTCGCCATCATGGTGATGGCCTATTTCTACTATCGCGCGCTCGGCAACACCCAGCTTGTCGCAATCGGCCTGTTGTCCTTTGCCGCGATCGCTCAGCTCGCGCCGGCGTTCTTCGGCGGCCTGTTCTGGCGCCGTGCCACCGCCCGCGGCGCGATGGCCGGCATGCTGGTCGGCTTCGCGATGTGGCTCTACACGCTGTTCGTGCCGAGCTTCCTCGAAACCTCCACCGCGGGCCTGATGCTGCTGCAGCACGGGCCGTTCGGGATCGAAGCGCTGCGGCCGCAGGCGCTGTTCGGCGCCGATCTGCCGCCGCTGCTGCACGGCGTGCTGTGGAGCCTCGGGCTGAACATCCTCACCTACGTCCTGTTCTCGCTGGCGCACGCGCCGTCATCGATCGAGCTGCTGCAGGCCGACTTGTTCGTGCCCAATGCGCTGGCTCCGATCGCCCCGACCTTCCGGCGCTGGCGCAGCACCGTGACGGTGCAGGACATCCAGAGCACGGTGGCGCAGTATCTCGGCCCCGACCGCGCCCGGGAGGCATTCGCCGTCTTCGCTGCCGATCGCAACGGCGTGCTCGAACCGGCGGCGCCGGCAGACTTCGAGCTGTTGCAGTATGCCGAGCGGCTGATCGCCTCGTCGATCGGCGCGGCGTCGTCGCGCCTGGTGATGTCGCTGCTGCTGCAGCGGCGCACCGTATCGGCCAAGGCCGCGCTGAAGCTGCTCGACGACTCCCATGCCGCGCTGCACTTCAATCGCGAGATCCTGCAGACCGCGCTCAACCATGTGCGCCAGGGCATCGCCGTGTTCGACGCCGACCTGCAGTTGATCTGCTCCAACCGCCAGTTCAGCGAGCTGCTGGCGCTGCCGCCGCATCTGGTGCAACTCGGCATCCCGCTGCCGGAGATCCTCGAATGCATGGGGGCGGTCAACCCGCCGGCGGCCGGCAACAACGACGGCCTGCTGGAGCAGCGGCTGCGTGCCTACACCACCGAGGGCGAACCCTATCTGGAACGCTTCACCGATCGCCATCTGGTGATCGAGGTGCGCGCCAATCGCATGCCGGGCGGCGGGCTCGTCATCACCTTCTCCGATGTCACGCCGAGCTTCGAGGCCGCCGAGGCGCTGGAGCGCGCCAACGCGACGCTGGAAAAGCGAGTGCGCGACCGCACCGAAGAGCTGACCCAGCTGAATTCGGAACTTGCGCTCGCCAAGAGCGCGGCCGAAGACGCCAATGCGTCCAAGACACGCTTCCTCGCCGCCGCCAGCCACGACATCCTGCAGCCGCTCAACGCGGCGCGGCTCTATGTGACGAGCCTGGTCGAGCGCCAGAACGGCGGGGAAGATTCGCGCCTGGTCGAGAACATCGACGATTCACTCGAGGCGATCGAGGACATCCTGGGCGCGCTGCTCGACATCTCCAGGCTCGATGCCGGCGCCATGACGCCGTCGATCTCGAGCTTCAGGATGGCCGACCTGATGCGGTCGCTGGAGATCGAATTCGCGCCGATCGCCCGCGACAAGAGCCTCGATCTCCGCTTCGTCCCCTGCTCGCTGCCGGTCGAATCCGACCGCTCGCTGCTGCGCCGGCTGTTGCAGAACTTCATCTCCAACGCGATCAAATATACCCCGCGCGGCCGCGTGCTGGTCGGCTGCCGCCGCCGCGGCGATCGGCTCCAGATCGGCATCTACGACACCGGCGTCGGAATCCCCGTGCAGAAGCGCGGCGAGATCTTCAAGGAGTTCCATCGCCTCGAACAGGGCGCCCGGATCGCGCGCGGCCTTGGCCTTGGATTGTCGATCGTCGAGCGGCTGGCGCGGGTGCTCAACCACCGCATCGCGATCGATGCCAATACGAGCGGCGGCTCGGTGTTCTCGGTTACCGTGCCGATCGCGACAGCGATCAACTATACCGCGGCGGTCACCAGCGTCACGCCGATGTCGAAGACAACGATGAGCGGCGCGCGGATCGTCTGCATCGAGAACGATCCCGCCATCCTCGACGGCATGAGGACGCTACTGACGGCGTGGGACGCCGAGGTGATCGCGGTGACCGATTCGGAGGCCGCCATCGGCGCGATCGAGGCTGCGGGCGGCCGCGTCACCGGCGTGCTGGTCGACTACCATCTCGACCGCGGTAACGGCGTCGCGGCGATCCGCGAGATCCGCCGCCGCTTCGGCGACAACATTCCGGCGATCCTGATCACCGCCGATCGCAGTCCCGCGGTGCGCGCCGCGGCGCGCGAGGAGAGTATCGCAGTGCTGAACAAGCCGGTCAAACCGGCCTCACTTCGCGCGCTGCTCGGGCAATGGCGCACCCAGCAGATGGTCGCGGCCGAGTGA